One stretch of Theropithecus gelada isolate Dixy chromosome 12, Tgel_1.0, whole genome shotgun sequence DNA includes these proteins:
- the RPL37A gene encoding 60S ribosomal protein L37a — protein sequence MAKRTKKVGIVGKYGTRYGASLRKMVKKIEISQHAKYTCSFCGKTKMKRRAVGIWHCGSCMKTVAGGAWTYNTTSAVTVKSAIRRLKELKDQ from the exons ATG GCCAAACGTACCAAGAAAGTCGGGATCGTCGGTAAATACGGGACGCGCTATGGGGCCTCCCTCCGGAAAATGgtgaagaaaattgaaatcagCCAGCACGCCAAGTACACTTGCTCTTTCTGTGGCAAA ACCAAGATGAAGAGACGAGCTGTGGGGATCTGGCACTGTGGTTCCTGCATGAAGACAGTGGCCGGCGGTGCCTGGACATACAA TACCACTTCCGCTGTCACGGTAAAGTCCGCCATCAGAAGACTGAAGGAGTTGAAAGACCAGTAG